ATGCAGTGACAAGGACACAATCCCTCACTGGCCTGCCACCTGCAATTACTGCCAATTGTGTTTACTAGAATGCACAACTAAGCCAGTGATATGGTGACAAGGGAATAAATATGTTGCTCGTGTGCCCCACCTAATTATTCCTTTATAGTCATTGAGTACCTCACTGTTTACTGTAAACACACCTCTGCAAGCATTCAGGGGTTTAAGTGCCCACCTGTTTTAACATACACCGGTACCCACactcacagctacacacacttGCAGCCTTCCAATAGATGGGATGAGGGCACCTACATAGTTTAGCACCAACACTGTGTGACCTTAGCGAGGCAGGTCACCTTTTGAGCAGCGTGCATGTTGATGGTGTGTGCGGTCACAGCTCTCAGCTCACTAAGTACTGTTTGCCTTTATTGCGTCTGAACCGCAACTTATCTTAAGTCAGTTTACATGAACACACTGATTCATTCCCACTATTTTAGTTCCAAGAGGCGTTTTTGGACAGAGTGAGGGCAGCTTGCTTCAGCTTACATTCCTTTCCTGAACATTTATAGTCTGATTCTAGAATAAACCATCGTAACAAGATTCCTGAGTTTTATTTGCCGTGACCTTTGAAACACACAAATTCAAAAGCTACACAGAAATCCTGACTATTGACTTTTTCTCCCTTCCTGGTTTTCTCTCTGTCGTTTATGTCTCTTTATGAATCAACCCACACACATGGTACAATGAATTCATTAGAATTTGTGAGCACAGAGAACTCTTTCTAAAAGCAGTTGATCCTGCTCTTACCCTTGGAAAACTCTGTGTTTACACAGCAGAGGGCTGGGCCATGTCTGCAAATTCTTATATAACTCAAACCAGTGTATTATTTTCCATAAATGCTTCTGCATGGATTAATCAATTTCTCTCCATCCTTGTCTTCCTATAGTATACTTTTTTTCTGTTGTGGCCTATCCCTGATTTCTGCTTCACATTCATTTCTACATGTTCATACGTCTGCATCTTCCCTCTCGTCGCAGTGCTGCATTGATGACTTTGTGGAGATCGTGCGGTGCCTGCTGGACGCTGGCGCCTGTGTGAATGCCTGTGACAGTGAGCTGTGGACACCGCTGCATGCTGCTGCCACCTGTGGACACACTGCATTAGTGCAGCTCCTGATTCAGTCGTGAGTTTTCCCGTGAATTTCAGCCCCACGTTCAGAAATCCTTCATCCCATAGAATGTGTTTCTTTACGTTGTATATGTTTTGTAGCAACTGTGTTGTGTTAAATGTTGCTTTCTAAAATATAAATTCAGCTTCAATGCAGAAAGgatattttttttctggacCAAACCGACGAAGAGCCTTCTTGGCGGGAGTCTACTTTACATGAACAATGCAAATATGGATGCAGCCTGGCTTGCCAAACACTTTGCAAGTTTATGAATATTCCTGAGTGGCTGATTACATCAGTGTTCCAGTTTGGCACTGgaattgaagtgtgtgtgtgtgtgtgtctgtgtgtgtgtttctagtggGGCTGACCTGCTGGCTGTTAATGCGGATGGCAACATGCCCTACGACCTCTGTGAAGATGAGGCCACCCTTGAGCTGCTGGAGATGGTTATGGCTGAACAGGGTCAGTAAGATGAGTCACAacctgttatttatttatttattgtttagtaCCAATATTAGTTAAGATATTTTTTAGCTGTCGTCCCTGGGTGAAGGCCACAAGTGCTGCGCAGGTTACAGGGATAAAAGATCAGTTTATCACAACCGTACACTCcttactctttaaaaaaaagaaaagaaacattgcAATACAAACGGAACAGAAGAGCAATACAGCAGTCCCACTTCGGAGCACACGATCAGCAATCCCAGTACCATGAACAACAGACAGTTCATCAGTACAAGTGAATTGCCAGAAATGTGTGTAGTTTTTTTCATAGCATTTATTTTCTTGTGTAGGGATAACTCAGGATCGTATTGATGAATGTCGAGGGGCTAAAGAGTCGACCATGCTGGCTGACATTCGGGCTCTGCTTCAGAGCGAAGCGGACTTGAATGCACAGGACGCTAACGGAGATACACTGGTGAGATGAAGGAACATCTACTGTATACATGAAGACGATTAAAGAATTATAAATTAGGATGTGACGGGCCAGGGATTTTAACCATATTCATAAGCAACCAAAATCATAAGGATTTGCTCAAAGTTAAAGGGCTGGTCAAAGTCTAACATTTTGACATGAATTTTTATGATTCTTTTTTATTCAAGATCTtgaacaggtcaacatcaaAAACATTTCAGGTTCAAATTTGAGTATAAAATGCAACAATCGCTCcagttttctattttttttctgaaTGCATTTGGACATTGTCTTCGACACAAGGTGTATTTCAAGAGCCTCCTGAAAAGTCAACACTTGACTGACCAATGTTGACCGTCTCTCCCAGCTCCATATAGCGTCGGCTAACGGCTACGTGTCGGTGGCCGAACTGTTGCTCGAGCACAGAGCGCCGGTGGAGGGAAAGGACTCTGATGGCTGGACGCCGCTACATGCCGCCTCCTGCTGGGGACAAGTAGGTGCTGCATACAGACTTAAAGAGAAGAACCTCCCACTTCTCTGAAATTACCCATTAATGGGGTTGTTTGCATTGTTCCTTAGATCCAAATGGTGGAGCTGTTGGTGGCTAATGGAGCCAGTTTGGAGACAAAGTCTCTGCTGGAGGAGACTCCTCTGGGTAAGACCAGAAAGACCTTTAGTCCTGTATCGCCTCGTAAACAAAATGATGTAAATTACGGTACCTTTCACTTTGAATTATGTAATGCAAATCCACTTTCTCAAGCGTAGCCTGTGCTGAAATAGGAACTAATTATCATGACTCATTTCCTAAATGTCTCTCATTTATAGCCTTCTTTCTCATTTATACCTTCCAGTGTCTAACCTTTGCTGCTACTCACTTTCCAGATGTGTGTATGGATGAAGAGGTCAGAAGCAAACTGATGGACCTGAAGCACAAACATGATGCCATCATGAAGAGCCAGGACCGGCAGAAGAGCACCCTGCAGAGACGAGCCTCGAGTACTGGCAGCAGAGGGTGAGAGGGCACAGGAGGCCACAGAGCCCAAGGGAGCCAGGACAGGAAAACTAATCTCAGTTAGAGCGCTTGATCTTTACGGCTCCCCTTCCTCTCGTTTGTCTCGACAGTAAGGTGGTACGTCGCGTCAGTGTCAACGAGCGCTCCAGTCTGTACCGACGGGAGCACCACAAAGAGGCCATGGTGTGGCAGGAGCGTGGCCGACAGCCAGAGCCTCAGGACGACGATGAGGACAGACAAACGGACAACGAGCTGGTGACCCTGGTGTGTAgactttttaatgcattttaggAAAATGTATCCCGTTATTAAAGTTTGGATTTTTTATTCGCCACACAATTTTGTGTTGAAGCCGATTACACTTCTATGTGTTCTTTAATGTTCTCCGTGTTTCAGGCTGCCGGTGCTGGAGCCACAGAACGTTTAGAGGAACTGGAGGCTGCAGACCGGAAGATTGTGTCCAGTGTCGGTAACGGAGACTCCTCTGTTTCGCTGGCCTCCTCTGTACCCGGAGAGCTGTGGACTGGTGGGGGTCTCATGGAGCGCAGCGCCTCGTACCAGCTGTGCCCTGCATCTGGAGCTGGGTTGGGGTcgacaggaggagagggggcggaCAGTATGACTCGGGAGAAATCGCACCACACACTGGCTGACCTGAAACGGCAGCGGGCAGCTGCCAAGCTCAATAAGTACCCAGCACCTCCCCCGCCGCTGTCTCCTCCCTTAGAGGAGGAGCCTTCTGGATCAACGGCCGAGGTGGCAGAATCTGAGGCCCAGCCAGAGCTCCAAATGACCCCGAGTGCAGAGGAGGTAGCCTCCCCAAACCAGGTATATTTCACCCCAGCCAGCGGAGACCCTCCTCTTCTGAAACTCACAGCTCCTGAGGAGGACCAGTCCAACATAAAGGAGCCTTGCTGTGGACTCATGTagactctttctcacacacacacacacacacacacacacacacacacacacacacacacacaggcgtttTACACTCCAAAGTGGCGAACACCTTTCAAAAAACGCCTGCTTGAAGTAAATCATTGTAGACTAAATTTAAGGCCACATGCCAATGAGGATGTGATCGACTGCATTTCAGTGAACTGAAGAGGAATCTTTGTGCTTATTTGTCATTTAGTTATCTCTTTTTTATCAACACAAGACACACTTTACACTAAAGGTCCAAGTATTCCCTGTTGCTTCATCTTGATTTATGACTGCCCGATAAGATGTTAGGCAAGCAAATATTTACTTTGCTCTGCCTTTGTTCGTTACCTAACTTATCTCTTAATACACTGCTCAACTACTGTATATTGACATTTCCTTATTGACAAGCCTATcatgtcaaagtggaatcaaccgCAAAAAGCTGAATTTGAATGGCAGTTCaagattatttgttttaaattatgAATGAGATGATGTCTTCTTTACTGAGTGCTTTGATGGTGCGtgatacatttacataataagACTGGGGTTGTGTGTGGTTGAGAGAGTGTTTGGTCGGGACAGCTTCAGTATACGGTAAAgctacattgaatttacatcaGTGCAAAGATGAAGTGAAGGACTGTTCCCATGCttgattcattttttttcttggaCTGAAAATATGGTGgggtttcttttttaattacttttccaGTGCACAGAAAAGCCTCCTTCTCAACATGCGTAATGGTGCATGATTTGTAAATCAACTGTTTGTCATTAAAATAAGATGTGagatcatatatgtatatttaaatcagTGGACAATTTTCTGAGCCCCTCATTCTCATTTCTAGATTTCTATTTTTTGTCAGTATTTCTATTTTTCTACTCTCTGAATGGAATCACATTATTTATTCTATCTGATACTGAATACGACTGGGGGTGTACAgtgtacatttttttgtaaagattAAAGAATGAAGGTAAATTATTTATCTAAGTGATGATACATCACTTTTTCTTCTTGACAAACTAAGTAAAATTGTATTTCCTTTGTCAAAGGTTGGTGCCTTGTTCAGCTGCTAGATTTGATTTAGGTTTGCAACACTTGCACGAAGTCCCTCGTGTATATTTGGCGAGCAGTGGGATAACATTAAATATCATTCTTCAACTTGATGTGCTGCCAGTGCACTCTCTGTATCGCAATTCCATTTTGTTAGTGATTTTTACTGAGCACTGTttagaaaaactaaatatataaaacatgttttctcaaatgatttttgtatttttcttttattgatcTGAGCATTACGTGTAGGTATTGTTTAAAGAGATGGAATCCAATCATCATGGTGGCTTGCTTTAAGTGTTTTGGGGCTTTTTATACATTAGACAGGGTCAAATAATGACCTCATGGTTAGAGGAGACGACGTTGAGGATGTCTCCCACTTGTGGTGAGCAGTTGCCCAATTTACACACTTGCTCCCCCGATGCCCTTTCTCTTCCCCTTGCATCATGTGGTTACTCACTTTCAGCACATCTTGAATGTCCCAGTCGGTTCTGATCCAC
The Pseudoliparis swirei isolate HS2019 ecotype Mariana Trench chromosome 16, NWPU_hadal_v1, whole genome shotgun sequence DNA segment above includes these coding regions:
- the ppp1r16a gene encoding protein phosphatase 1 regulatory subunit 16A isoform X1 — its product is MAAEHSELLAEMATVGRLSATERLKHAQKRRTQQLKGWAQMEKDGARGSRAKADKKKARTTKVTFPTSITLLDATARNDLEEVRELLNTGVSPDLVNEDGLTALHQCCIDDFVEIVRCLLDAGACVNACDSELWTPLHAAATCGHTALVQLLIQSGADLLAVNADGNMPYDLCEDEATLELLEMVMAEQGITQDRIDECRGAKESTMLADIRALLQSEADLNAQDANGDTLLHIASANGYVSVAELLLEHRAPVEGKDSDGWTPLHAASCWGQIQMVELLVANGASLETKSLLEETPLDVCMDEEVRSKLMDLKHKHDAIMKSQDRQKSTLQRRASSTGSRGKVVRRVSVNERSSLYRREHHKEAMVWQERGRQPEPQDDDEDRQTDNELVTLAAGAGATERLEELEAADRKIVSSVGNGDSSVSLASSVPGELWTGGGLMERSASYQLCPASGAGLGSTGGEGADSMTREKSHHTLADLKRQRAAAKLNKYPAPPPPLSPPLEEEPSGSTAEVAESEAQPELQMTPSAEEVASPNQVYFTPASGDPPLLKLTAPEEDQSNIKEPCCGLM
- the ppp1r16a gene encoding protein phosphatase 1 regulatory subunit 16A isoform X2, with translation MTWRRCCIDDFVEIVRCLLDAGACVNACDSELWTPLHAAATCGHTALVQLLIQSGADLLAVNADGNMPYDLCEDEATLELLEMVMAEQGITQDRIDECRGAKESTMLADIRALLQSEADLNAQDANGDTLLHIASANGYVSVAELLLEHRAPVEGKDSDGWTPLHAASCWGQIQMVELLVANGASLETKSLLEETPLDVCMDEEVRSKLMDLKHKHDAIMKSQDRQKSTLQRRASSTGSRGKVVRRVSVNERSSLYRREHHKEAMVWQERGRQPEPQDDDEDRQTDNELVTLAAGAGATERLEELEAADRKIVSSVGNGDSSVSLASSVPGELWTGGGLMERSASYQLCPASGAGLGSTGGEGADSMTREKSHHTLADLKRQRAAAKLNKYPAPPPPLSPPLEEEPSGSTAEVAESEAQPELQMTPSAEEVASPNQVYFTPASGDPPLLKLTAPEEDQSNIKEPCCGLM